From the genome of Nicotiana sylvestris chromosome 2, ASM39365v2, whole genome shotgun sequence, one region includes:
- the LOC138886092 gene encoding uncharacterized protein, whose protein sequence is MIEKHKQSHEKLSFALLGYRTTIRTLTGASPYMLVYGTEAVIPAEVEIPSLRIIQEAELDNAEWVKSLYKQLALIDGKRMNVVCHGQLYQNRMSRDFNKRVKPRQFILGQLVLMKIFPHQDEAKGKFSPNWQGPYMVHRVLTRGALILTEMDGEVWPKPINSDALKRYYV, encoded by the coding sequence atgatagagaagcataagcagtcgcatgagaagttatcatttgctttattgggataccgcaccacaattCGCACATTAACCGGGGCAagtccctatatgttggtttatggtacagaagcagtcattcccgccgaggtagaaattccctctttgagaatcatacaggaagcagaacttgaCAATGCGGAATGGGTAAAGAGTCTCTACAAgcagttagctcttatagatgggaaaagaatgaatgtagtttgccatggtcaactttatcagaacagaatgtccagagacttcaacaaaagagtcaagccgagacagtttatACTGGGACAGCTGGTGTTAatgaagattttcccgcatcaagatgaagccaaaggaaagttctctcccaactggcagggtccatacatggttcaccgggttctaactagAGGAGCCCTTATACTTacagaaatggacggtgaagtttggccgaagccgatcaattcagatgcattGAAGCGATATTATGTGTAA